In [Leptolyngbya] sp. PCC 7376, a genomic segment contains:
- the rpmE gene encoding 50S ribosomal protein L31, whose product MPKADIHPEWYPEAKVICNGEVVMTIGSTQPEINVEIWSGNHPFYTGTQKIIDTEGRVDRFLRKYGMLSNSSDDKE is encoded by the coding sequence ATGCCTAAAGCTGATATTCATCCCGAATGGTATCCAGAAGCCAAGGTTATCTGCAACGGTGAAGTTGTAATGACTATTGGCTCGACCCAACCTGAAATCAACGTTGAAATCTGGTCTGGTAACCACCCTTTCTACACTGGTACTCAAAAGATTATTGATACCGAAGGTCGTGTAGACCGCTTCCTCCGTAAGTACGGTATGTTGAGCAACTCTTCCGACGACAAAGAGTAA
- the rpsI gene encoding 30S ribosomal protein S9 yields the protein MSTDTQDRAVYWGTGRRKASIARVRLIPGSGNVTVNGRTGEDYFNRIAGYLAVLKSPLETLGLEGEYDIFVNAHGGGLTGQADAVKLGVARALCELDPDNRQPLKTEGYLTRDPRCKERKKYGLHKARKAPQFSKR from the coding sequence ACTCAAGATCGTGCAGTTTATTGGGGTACTGGTCGTCGTAAGGCTTCCATTGCTCGTGTCCGTTTAATTCCTGGTTCTGGCAACGTGACTGTCAATGGTCGCACCGGTGAAGACTACTTCAACCGTATTGCTGGTTATCTTGCTGTCCTTAAGTCACCTTTAGAAACTTTAGGTCTTGAAGGCGAGTATGACATTTTTGTTAATGCCCATGGTGGTGGTTTAACTGGTCAAGCTGATGCTGTTAAGCTCGGTGTCGCTCGTGCTCTCTGTGAGCTCGATCCTGATAATCGTCAACCTCTTAAAACTGAAGGTTATTTAACTCGTGACCCCCGTTGTAAGGAACGTAAGAAGTACGGTCTTCACAAAGCACGGAAAGCACCTCAGTTCTCCAAGCGTTAA